A stretch of the Aegilops tauschii subsp. strangulata cultivar AL8/78 chromosome 4, Aet v6.0, whole genome shotgun sequence genome encodes the following:
- the LOC109769166 gene encoding uncharacterized protein encodes MTGRAAAILVLMLSLPAAAHLVAADGVDADTIRLPSDGGDGLATNKGGEEQTPPDKVVAPTESAGGALEAEKPWACCNNTVCKESLPPVCRCLDKVKECAAACELCEPSGINHVCNDWYRGDPGPMCA; translated from the exons ATGACGGGACGCGCTGCAGCTATCCTCGTGTTGATGCTCTCGCTCCCGGCGGCGGCCCATCTCGTCGCCGCCGACGGCGTTGACGCGGACACCATCCGCCTCCCCAGCGACGGCGGCGATG GTCTTGCAACGAACAAGGGAGGCGAGGAGCAGACGCCTCCTGACAAAGTAGTGGCGCCGACGGAGAGCGCTGGCGGCGCCCTCGAAGCAGAGAAGCCGTGGGCGTGCTGCAACAACACCGTGTGCAAGGAGTCGCTCCCGCCGGTGTGCCGCTGCCTGGACAAGGTGAAGGAGTGCGCCGCCGCGTGCGAACTGTGCGAGCCGTCCGGAATCAACCACGTCTGCAACGACTGGTACCGTGGCGACCCAGGGCCCATGTGCGCCTAG